TGGCACCTTCAATAATTCCTGGGAGATCAAGTAGCTacttgtaaaaaggaaaaaaaagaaaaaaggaaagtaactcatgagaaaaatatttttcttcatggaGAAAATAAATCCTACTTTTACCTTTCTCGTAAACCAACTGACCCTGCTAGAATATGGCAAAATTGTTTCCCCTTTGATTCTTATATATTGTATTATCCCTAGAGCCACACTGGTACAATGGAACAGATCATCTCATACAGAATATAAGAACTACCACAGGCACTTCTCCCCAGAGCAAAGTGAAAAGCAGGGTAAGTTAATACCTCATGGAAACATTTCCACCGTATTTTACACGTGTATTTCCAATGTATTCTATGATACTCTCAAGCACTTCTGAATGTCACTTTTACCTGCTAATGTCACCCTAGACCATGCAGCTGTAACACCACAGCATCTAAATGTACAATCTTATCCTCACGGATACAAAAAGATCTCACCTGTATCTTTGCTCCTTTGTACCTAATGACTCCAGGCACGGTAGTTAGGGTAGTGAATTCATATGCTGCCACTTCAGAGTATACACCAGCAAGATTACTTAGAAGAGTAGATTTCCCCACTGAtggaaaaccaacaaacccaattCGGGCATCACCTGTCTTTGCAACATCAAAACCTGCAAATAAGGAGCACAAATATTCGTTTAAAGATCAATATTTTCTATCTTTTAAGGTTCTGGACAGCAGTCCTGCTATTACTTTCACTTTTGGCTGAGTGAAAGCCAGGTAAGCTTCCCTACAAGGAGGATCTGAGTATGAAACAGAGAGTTCACAATCAACACAATCAATGCACCACTTCGTACAACTCTATGGCACACACCCACCAATGAAGTGTAGGCAGCCAGGCTTCCCAGTGGGCTGTACTTGACCTGAGTGTAGGTGAAGCATTCCCTTTAAGCGCTGTTATCTACACAATTCACACCTTTCTATATAGAAACAGATGCCTCCTACAAGATGCGTCCTCATGTAAATCCCCTAAAACTTCTGCATATACAAGCTTATATTAGGCAAAATACAGAAGTCCTTTCGTTTACCATTCGACAAGGGCTCCACCCCAAAGCCCCAGAAAGGGCCACAAACCACGGCTACAAGGTCCCGTACCGGGAAGGCCAAGAGAGACGGTGGCTGCTCCGATTTATTCAGCAGACAGTCCGGCAGGATTTAAGCGGACAAGACCCACGCCCATTAGACCGATTTCCGTCACACACCCCGCACTTCAGCACCGCGGAGCGGCCGGAGCCTTCCCGCAGTTCCCGCACAACAACGCACCTtccccggggccgccgccgccgcctcccttGGGGGTGATGAGCTCCCGGCGCAGCTTGGCCAGGCGGGCCTTGAGCAGCCCCAGGTGGTGAGCCGTGGCCTTGTTCTTCTGCGTGCGGGCCATCTGCAACAGCACGGAACCGGGGCTCGGTACCGGGAGCGGCTCTGCCGGGCCGCACAGAACCGGGGCTCGGTACCGGGAGCGGCTCTGCCGGGCCGCATCGCCCCCCGGCTCCCGCGCGCCGCCTCACGACCCCACCGGCGCCGACCGGGCCCTGTCACCCCCTCACGGAGCGGCACCGCGGCCGCCCCCGAGCCCCACGGCCAACCCGACCGGGGAGAAGGCCAACACGTTACCTCAGCCTCGATCTCCGCGATCTTGGCCAGCGTCCCGCTCATCTCGGCGGCGGGTCCCGGCCTCAGCCACCACAGCAGCGGCCACGCTCCGGCCCGGCAGCGCGCAGGCGCACGGCGGCCTCTCGCGGGAGCGAAGCGCAGCGCTCGCGAGAAGCGTCGGACACGCGCCTGGCCACGGGCGGGAAAGAGCCCGCGGCGCGCGCGCTGACCTGGCTGGAGGCGCCGCCGCAGCGCCCCCTGTGCGGCCGCCGCCTCACAGCCGCGGTGTGAGGGGAGAGGCGGGGGGTGCCCAGAGCAGCGGGGGACAGCGAGTGTGTGTGATAACGTGTGTGTGTACGACAGAACGAGGCTGAGGCGGCTGTGGGGGTGTTGGAGACGGCATGAGCCGCGTGTGCGAGAGAACTGATGGGAGAAAAACGGTGGTCGTGAGGCTGTGGTCTCGCCCGTGAGCGGCTGCGGGGCTGGATGCGGGTAATGCTGCGGCTCTGGCTGCCCGTCTGTGAGGAAAAGCGCGGTGTGCAGGGGGCAGAGCGGTGAGCCGGGGGTCCCGCTGCCCCTGAGGGAGCCGCCGTGTGCCCTGCCCCGGGTTAAACCGCACCGGGCGCTTCCCCGTTGGCGGAGATCCGCCCCTGCCCTGCTTGTAATGCAGTTACTGCTGCTCATCACCAGATGCGTGATGTGCAAATGTGTTCCACTGCCCTGCTGACTCAGTAGAGTTGCTACTCTGCTCGTAGCAGAGCCTTCTTGAGCTGGACTTAAGCACCGAGGCTTTCTGAGGGCTCCTGTCAGCTGCGCCCAGCCCACACCACTGTACCCCAGGGACAGCTGTAACCGTCCATTGAATGCAGCCTAATTAAATagagaaaggatttttttaatggcCCCTTCAAAATTTAAAGAGATTAGTATCTCCAGCTCTGGACAGTATCACAAGAAGTCTAACAGTTGGATTAggaataaaaagtatttttatgacataaataaatacatttttagaaatTTTGAGGATTTTAGAGTCCCTGTATTTGTTACCCTGTCATATTATGTCTGAATTGGAATAATTTCTAGAAACCCTTTTCTCCAGTAACCTTTCCAGGAAGGCTCTGCTGATTCAAATTGTTATAAAGTCTTGTTTTATATGATGTATCTAGAGGCAACACAACAtggtttttagaaaaaaatatactcTCCTGGGCCATACTGTAGAAGGTTTATAATGACACTCTTGCAGAACCACCTGCCTTGTCTTCAGATGGGCTTCTGTCTATTGCTGGATTGCCAAAATTTAACTAACCCTATAACAGTACTGGTAACAGAATTGTTACAGATCCTTAAGTCATCTTTAACTTCTggtgaaaagaacaaaaacaagaagAGTGCTAGTGCAATGTAAACCACACCGCTATTTGCTGTCTCTTTCTGCCTCTGCATATCCCCTGCTTGTCTCATCGTAATCAAAAAAGCAGCCTTTAATGTCATAAACTCTTTATAGTAGGAACTGTCATTAATGTAAGCTTATACAGCGCTTACAAAAATAGAATCTCAAATAAAATGGAATTACTGTTCCTGGTAATGTTAGCTCAGCTAAGATAGAGTAAATATAAATGCACCTACCACTGTATAGTTGTTCATAGTTCTTAATTATTCCTCGTGAACAATATCCATTTTCAACAGAGTTGGTCCAGATATAGATTTTTTTCCTACTTACTTTGGATAGAACTGGGACTTGTTTATGCTTCAGCTGAATTTAGCCATACAATCAGTCCACATTTGTGGTTCTTTTAGTAACAGGAAAAACACTGAGAAAATGCAAGTTCTGAATGCTCAGTCTGGGTTTAAGACCACCTTGATTTCTGCAGGAGCTGTTGGCTGACTTTGGGAGCAACAGTAATAGTTGTTCTTGCAAACTCACTCCGAATCCCAGATATTGAATCTCACTAAAATTTGTTTTTCcaggtgtgggctggatgaacaAAGATGTCAATAAAATACATGGTTTGAAAATTTGGTTActgggtgggttttgttttcctggatTAGATATTCATTAGCTGCTCAGTACATACtcttaaatcctttttttttaccagaaagTAAAGCAAAGATCCTATAAGGAATTTAGGCTTTTTTTCAGTGTTGAGTCCTTAATGACCTGAAAGGAGtgtttaattaataaaaaaaatttctttttttttttttttccctagccaaATGAACGCtttctgctgtgattttttttgataGAAAGGTGTTTTCTGTTATGTAGCGCTTGGAGAACCAGGGTGGTTATGACCATGGAAAGTAAGGTGTGACAACTGGGAAAGTGACTGAAAGGTGGGTAATCGGAAATAGATAAATGATGTCCTCTGAGGACGGCAGTCAAGACTAGAAAATGGAGAGCAAATGATTAAAGTGTgctaaaaaaaaagtcagagaaggaaagaggggaaaaatcaaggaaaatatTCATAGAAAATTGGATATAATGTCAGAAGAGGAAAAAGCCCCAGTGGAACCTGAGAGGAAATGAAAGGAGATGCAAGAGACCGAGATCTACTCAAAAGGTTAATTGAGCTTCATAGTGGGCACTGATGGAAGATGGAGTATgtgaattgccttttttttttctaaaaatgtctATGTATGTTTTTAAATTGAGATAATTCCACTTAGGAAATCTTGAAAGTGCAAGAGAAGGTGTATTTCCCAAGGTTGTAAATTGCACAACAGTTGCAGAGTCTCAAGTGGCCAACCGCCTACTATGTCAGACAATAATGAATAAAGATTCAAATAGAGAGTAAAAAAGCCCAAATGATTAAGTAGTTGCATGACTTACTAACCGATAAACTGACAGTATGCACTCttctaataatatttttaataagatAAGGAAAGCAATATACTACAGGGTATTTAGAAAATGCAGGAAAAGTGCATCTGAAATAAAGGCTGTCTCATCAAACAATTGAGAAACATGACACAGTATAGAATTGGTGACTGGGGAAAAAACAGGAGTTTGTGTTTCATCAAGCTACAATGacaagaatgtgactgaaatggCACATACCTCATTAGCAAGATCTGAGTGATGAAGGGTTGTAGCAGACATGGGGTACAGAAATTAATGTTTTACACACACCGGTACTGCTGACTTATTGATTTCAAGCAAGTCATTTCCTTTACTTATGCCTCAGTTTTATTTTTGCACAACAGGAATGTGCAGTTGCTGCAGAATGATTGAAACTTCCATGTTTCCATAGCACTGCCCTGCAAGTATGATAGCTGTAGATCACTTCAGCAGGAGAGCTGAGTAGTTAATGCATTTCATGTGTTTTCTGTCAAACTACCAATTTTAAATAAGCCACTTCATTATGAACTAAATTCTGAAATTCTTTCTGAATCAGCTGTTATTTGGGCTTGAGTAAGAGTTTTACTTATGTGAGATGCAAACTCAGTAGGTTGAGAAGAGGCTTGCAAGGCTTCTGGGTAACTATGTAAAATTTACCATTGTAAAATACATGGTAAAAACTGAGAGTATGAAATGAATTGTGATAGTTTGTGTAGTTCGTGCTTCATTAAAATCACATAAAGACCCTTCTTAAAAATAAGCAGTACATGCTCATTTATTTAGgtattttaaaattcctttttcaTGGCAACGTACTTGTGGATATTAAGTCAATTCAGCGTGCACTGAGAAGGTAGTTTTAGCTTAAGAGCCACCTGGTAGTACAGCACTTGTGGGTTTGGTAATTCACCTCATGACAGAAGCTGTAGAATACCCGGGCAAACAGCTGTGCTCATGCTACAGGTGTGTTTGTGGACTTGCTAGGGACTACATTTCTAGCTTCACGTTGGGGATTTCTGCACGGTTTTAAAAAGTGGGAGGGAGGTGACAGGGAGGAAGTTAAATCACGATTGCAGGTGAAACAAGGCTCTTGAAATTTCACATCCTCTCAGAAATTATCACCAGCCTCATGAAAAATAATCTGTATAAAATGAGAACCTCAACCTGAGGGCTTATGATTTTAGGAATTAGGGGTAGGAGATTGTAACCAACCTGCCAGAGTCCCCTCACAAAAAAAAGGTAACTGCAAGTTAAGGCATATAAAGAATCTTTagattttaaagttatttttctgtttaacttttgttgttttgggttattattataattagtattattaataataataataataattttgccttttttacaATTTTgcaaatttaccttttttttttccatgaattgtattttgttttgagAACTGGCTGCTAATTAACCCTATTGTACCTCAGGGAATAGAACTGCTCATGCTGAAGAGGAGAGAAAGCTTTTTAAGGTGGCTGCAGTGAGCTGGCTAAGGGCAAGCCTCACACCTGTTTAGAGGAAAGAGATTTTGCAAACCCACTATCAAAAGCTAAGATTTTTGTGATCCATGCTACTGAGTCTTCAATGGAACCATAATGCTGATTGTCTGAGGTGAGGCAACTCCAGAAGTTGATGCAATTCACATCTTAATTGACTTTTGAGGCAACAGACGGAAAGTTGTGCGTCATCTGAATGTTGTAAGAAATACAGATATATCTATTTGTAGTTGTCTGCCTGGGTTAACTTTTTAATGCCATTTTACTTGGTATTTATGGAGAAGTTGTCCTTCTCAGGACAGCACAGTGGTTTAGCTATTAATCTGTAAATACCAAACATTCACTACTTGCATTGTGTACTTAGGATTGTATTGTAATGTATGTTTTACATGAGAAAGTTGTCTGTCAGGTTTGTTTAGCTAGGCATGGATGCCTAATTCATGGGGAGTTGATTAGATGGAATCCCAGGTTGTATTCCCATTTTGACCAGACTTTTTAATGTGGCAATCTTGTTCTCAATGGCTCAGACTGCCTTGGTTCCAGGCGGTCTAGAGTAAGTTAAACTGGGCAGAGTGAAGAAATGAGGGGAACAAAAGGGAGATTAAGTATCGAAGGTTGGCTTCCAAGACTGTGTTAAATTAGTTTAACAACAGAAAGTTCTGTAGTTTGGCATCAGCTCCTCAGACTTTGTCATGGGCTGCCGTGCAACAGATGGACTCCACAGCACGTGAGTGCAGTGAGTgatcaaacagaagaaaaacacacagtgcagctttccctttttaaaataattctttctgCATACTTTTCGTAGCATCATATACCTCCCTTTTAGCAGTTGCTGTCATTTTGGTGAGAATGCAaggtatttttaaacaaaaggagaaagcCGACGAATGACTAACCCACGTCTGGATTACAGAGGAAACTGTTGTCTCCAAGCCTGAGAATCCTTGCTGTTAGGGTTAGCATTCTCATGGGATGATTCCCAATAAAAAATTGAGCAAGCTTTAAAAACTAAATTTAAGTAATAATCAACCTAACAAGTAATGAATGCTGAATTAATTGCTTGTCAGATCGGTCGCAGTTAATTAAAATTCCAGTGAAAGCTCAGAATAGCTGACAGTTACTCACTGGAATCGCAAGTGTGCCATGAAATGCGCAATGTTATATATTTCTGTGGAACACACATAAAAAGGAAGTGGTTCATATGACCATATGACTGAATTAGCTGGCACAAGTGCTCTGCAAAAATGTCTCTACTAATATTATAATCCATGGGAAACAGTGACTAACTTCTTAATGCGTATAATAATAGTGACCAACTTCTTAATGAATACAATAATGGAGGCTATTCTGAAAAATTTCAGTAGCCTCAAGACCTACACAGATTCATGAGTTGAGAATGTTCAACAAATAGGTATGACTCAAGTATAATTACCATACAACcaaatatatttgaataaattCAACTGTAACACGGGCATCTGTTACCTCATATATTCGCAGACCAATTTAAGGTCTGCGCTTCTGAGTAAGGCCAGTAGCAATCGATCTGCAGTGAAGTGAGCGATGTACGGTGTACAGTCCCAAATGGTACACACATGTTCAGAGCAAAAGAGGATTCGTAATACTATTGAAATACCAATCAAAGTGCTTCAGCAGGGACCAGACAGCTGCAAAACATTTAGGCACAGCTCAGGAATTCCCAAGAGCAGAAGTGAGACAGGAAATAGTGAAAAGCTGAATAAAGTAGCTGAGGAAAATGCCTTTATTTAAGAGAGGTGAATTCAAAAGAAGTTCAGCAGACCTCAGTGCAGAAGATGTCACAGTAAAGAGATTAGCAATTGTctgaaaagaggaggaaattcTGTATACTGTGTActgaaaattttaattttaaaattcaaatttaaaacctTTTGAGATCATCTGAATTCTGTCTACAAGACAGTAACTAGACAGTTGTGATGATAAATGCATTCACAGGTAATCATACCTGTACACTTACATAGTTAAGCATGGGGAAATAACATTTAGTCATCACATTAGATTTAGGGAACTTCATCTTCTGTTTATACTGATGAGCCAAATTTTGTCTCAGTATGGCAAAAACTGCTTATTTGCAAATAGATTTGGCTACATGGTTACAAATACCAGTTGAATGACAACTTTAATAGTCTCAGATTCTGAGACAATTTGGGACCAGAAAAAGTTAAGTAAAGTGGTCCTTCATATGTGCTGGGGAAGCCAGCACAGAAGTGGAAGTTCCACAAGGAGAGATCCAGCATTGCCATGTCAGAGCACCGAGGAGCTAAGGCGAACAGCTTTGCTGGTGTCCTTGTGATTTGCTTGGGAGTGCGAGGTGCTGGTGCTCAATCTTAAACCAGCACCCAGCAGCTACTCGGAGGATGAGCTCCCAGCACACTGAGCTGGCATCCTCGTGGCAAGTGTGAACGGGTCGCTTGCCAAGAAATCGCCATGCTTTGGGGTGAATACTTAGCTTTAACCTAAAGAAGCAGGCAAGGTGTGTTAGATGGTGCCTTTTAAACAAGAGGGCTGGAAGTTGAAACCAGAACATTCCATGGCAACTGGAGAAAGTTCTGAGGAAAGTGCAGTGAGAGCTGCGGgacccctccctccccctgcctAGAGCAGAGACAAAGAACAGGCAAGGAGGGAACTGAAATAGGAAGCAGGAACCATGGCAGGAGGCTGGGGACTCAAAGAAAGCAAATTAATAAACCGCTGGGGGGAAGGTGCACAACTGACCAAAGCCACTAAGCAAGATAAGCGAATTCCAGGTTCTTtaacagctctgtgtgtgtgtgcatgcagcaTGGCTAGTATgtttaaatataaacattttccTCAGTGTAGCAAGTGCAACTCTTGTGTCTGTGACACAAACAGAATGTGAGCACTTCAGTAACGTATGTAATACAGTGTATTTCAGCTGGGTTTGTCAGCATCGCTACCACTCAGACAACCTCAAATTTCTAAAAATGTATGTTCACATCGGGGTGTGTACATACATAATGCAATAACAAAAAGCTGCTGGCAACATTCTGCCTGCAGTGTAGACAGCCAGTTCATATCAAAAGCAAGAGAAATCCAGTGTGCAGGCTGAGGGCACTGCATGGCCTTAAGTGTTAATGTAACGTTGCATTTGGGAAGCTGGAAGCTTGGTGCGCTCATTTGCACATCAGTACCCAGAATTCTTTTTCAGTTCCACCACTCTTTAATTCaagtgctgggctggagctcTTGGAAGGCTCTGTAGTTTGTGATGCCCTTGCATGTGCCAGTTCAGTATTTTCCACAGAACAGTTTAAGTGACGATACTGGATCAGGAATAGGTCATCTGAGGATTCTTATTTAAGCTTGACGTGACACATGCAAAAAGGTGCCTGTGAACAGTTTTTAAAGCATTGTATTTAACAAAACTAAGAACTCTGGGGAGTGCATGTGTGTattggggagggagagagaataTTTCTTCAAAAGCAgagaatttttttcctctgagtaaGTAAATTTCAGTTGTAAGTGAGTAATGATGATGTTGAAATAGAAGCTCTTAGAAGAGAGACCTTGAGCACACGGGTAAGATTCAGCACTAGGACAGCCCAAGCAGCCCCGCCAGTGAATTAGAGCCGCGCGTTTTGGGGTGTTCAGCCCGGGGAGGGCTGCGCAGCGCGGGAGGGGGGGTGCTGGGTGCCGAGGGGAGCCCCGACTGGCCCCAGGCTCGGCGGGGGAGCAGAGTTTCCCCGGCACGGAGGAGGGCACCCGGGGCTGTGCAAGTGCCAGTGCCCCCCGCAGCCCCGGTACCGTGTCTCCCAACTGCTCCCGAGAGGAGGGCATTTTTTCACGGGAAGAATTCCCGCTGTACCCCTTCCCTCCCCCACAATGCCGGCGCCTCGCTCTTTTTTAGTCAGTCTGAGAGTTGATCCCAGgcagggggggtgggggtgagaaATGCAATGAAAGACCGGGGGGAGGCCTCTCCGCAGCCCCTGGCCCCTCTGGGATCGGCTCTCCTTAGGCGAGGCGAGGAGGTGGGGGCCGCTCTGCGCCTCTGCAGCTCCGGGAGGGTTTGCATTGGCCGATTTGcgcctggggagggggggacgtTGCCTgcagccccccccggcccctcctcctctctctggcGGGAGGGGGGCCTGGGGGGCGAGCTGCAGCCCGGATATTTGGGGGAGGGGGCGAGCGCAGCCCCGCCGCCCCCATGTGCCGCGGGCGGGGGCCTCGCTGCCGGCTCGGCATTGGAGGATcggtgctggggaagggggagactgcagcccccagcccccgcgGGCGGGCGGGGTGGGGGCCGGCCTGCTGGCTCTGGCTGCTCTTGCATTGGCGGAtgcggggagggaggggggcaggaagcgggggggcagggggagcccGAGTGGCTGGAGGGGGGGTCTCTATGAATAGGGTGGGGGTCTTCTCGgccaaagaagagaggaaagtttGCGGCGCCGGTGGTGCGGGTGCGGCGAAGCGGGCGGGGCCGGGACCggagccggcggcggcggcgcttgGTCGGGGAGCAGGAGCCGGGGGGCCCCCGCTGGATTTTTGTAGGGGGGGTGGTATCgccccctccttctcctccccccagGGGTGAAAGTGCAAGAGGAAGTGCAGCCGCTGCCATCTTTCCTCCGCTCCAAACACACAGGGACGGACGGAGCCGGcagcccggagccgccgccgccggagcCCCCTCCCTCCCGCTCGCCGCAGCCGCGCCGCGCACGCCCGTTCCCGCGGCGGCCTCCGCGGCCGCAGCGCCTCGTGGCGGCCGGGCCCGGGCGAAGCTCGCGCGCCGGCGGCCGCGGCGGCCCCGCGCGGCGCGCGCCCCTCCGCCGCCCGAGCCTTTTGTCTCTCCCCCCGCGAGCCCCTCGCGCCGTGCAGGGAGCGCCGCGCGCGCCGCCGGCCCGGGCAGGGGCGGGGAGCAGGAGGCGGCGCGCGCCGCCGGGCGGCCTGAGAGCGCGCGCCCCCTGCGGGCGCCAGCGGGGCGGCGCAGCCCCATGGAGCGGGTGAGCGAGGCCGCCGCGTGCGGCCCCTCGGCGGGCTGCTACACGTACCAGGTGAGCCGGCACAGCGCCGACATGCTGCACAGCCTCAACCAGCAGCGCAAGAACGGCGGCCGCTTCTGCGACGTGCTCCTGCGGGTGGGCGACGAGAGCTTCCCGGCGCACCGCGCGGTGCTGGCCGCCTGCAGCGAGTACTTCGAGTCGGTGTTCAGCGCGCAGCTGGGCGACGGGGCAGGTGGCGGCGGCGCGGAGGGGGgcgcggcggaggcggcggcggccggcggggccgcggcggtggccggcggggccgccgggggcgggcgggagcTGGAGATGcacaccatcagctccaaggTGTTCGGAGACATCCTGGACTTCGCCTACACGTCGCGCATCGTGGTGCGGCTGGAGAGCTTCCCGGAGCTCATGACGGCCGCCAAGTTCCTGCTGATGCGCTCCGTGATCGACATCTGCCAGGAGGTCATCAAGCAGTCCAACGTGCAGATCCTCGTGCCCCCCACGCGCCCCGACATTATGCTCTTCCGGCCGGGGGCCGCCGACCTCGGCTTCCCTCTCGACATGACCAACGGCGCCACGTTGGCGCCCAATGGCAACGGCATCGCTGGCATGCCTGAAGACGAGGCCGCGCGGGCTGCGCTCACGGCCGCCCAGTCCTCCCTGCCTGTTCTGCAGGGCGTGGACCGCCTGCCCATGGTGGCAGGACCTCTGTCCCCACCACTGCTGGCCTCTCCCTTCCAGAATGTTGCTGCTAGTGCCCCCACTTTAAGTACCAAGAGGGGCAGAGGGCGTCCCCGTAAAGCCAATCTCTTGGACTCCATGATGTTTGGTACCCCGGGGGGCTTGCGAGAGGCTGGTATCCTGCCTTGTGGCCTCTGTGGGAAAGTGTTTACGGATGCTAATCGTCTTCGGCAGCATGAGGCTCAACACGGGGTGACAAGCTTACAGCTGGGCTACATAGACATCCCACCCCCAAGACTGGGTGAAAACGGTGTCCCTGGTCAGGATGACCCCGACGCGCCCCGGAAAAGAAGCAGGACGAGGAAACAGGTGGCCTGTGAGATCTGTGGCAAGATTTTTCGGGACGTGTACCACCTGAATCGGCACAAGCTGTCGCACTCTGGCGAGAAGCCTTACTCTTGTCCGGTGTGTGGTTTACGGTTCAAGCGGAAAGACAGGATGTCCTATCACGTTCGATCTCACGATGGCTCTGTGGGAAAGCCCTACATCTGCCAGAGCTGTGGAAAAGGCTTTTCCAGGTAAGAGAGCACTTATGAGGACCATAGACGCAAACGGACACCTAGGAAGTCTTCCTATCCATTGGGAAACAAAACCAATTCGTACTTAGGGTAGTTTGGCCGTTCCGTTTTAAAATGTCTCGAGAAATGAGACTTCAGTCATTTCCGCTGGGATGCTATTCCACAGTCTCTTGAAAGGGTTTAAGTAATTAAGTAATTAAGACTCAGAACTGGGAGTCAGCTGGGTTCTGGGTAACATTCCCAGCCTTGTCCCAGGCTTGGTGTCTGCGTGTCCTTGGGCAGATCAGCTGGTCTCTCCCTCGAATGGCTCTTCTGTGAAATGGGGTTTGGATTAATTACCCAGCTCGCCCACGTGTCTTGAGACTGCTGGCTTGCAGGTAGTTTGAAGGTGCTGTTGAAGTGCAAAATATTAATACATCTCAAGAGTATTATTTTCCTCGTAtccattttaaattttctttttcttaacttCCCTTCATTTCTCTTAGTTCGTAATGTTTTTTATCACCCAAATGTGAAGGAAGAGGTGAGATTTCAAAGGCTGCAGCATCAAGTATCTTTTAATACATGATCTTTGTGTCCTTTGGGTTTACATCCTTCTGAAGGGGATCCTGTTTCTGCCCTGCAACATACGTAAGATCTGTGCATTTAATGTTGctgcttttctgttgttgctgtttgtggGAGTTGATTTAATAACTAGTTTGGTACACGTAGTCATGTTAGCAGTGTTTTATAGTCTGAGTTAATGAATTTGAAACTTTTTCGGAAGTTTGACGCTCGCTTTGAGAGTAACTGCAGTGGGGGGCGGGGGACGCGCACACTCGTGTTACTTTCCTAGCAGCAGTCCGGTTCCTAAAGCAGTCGATTTGCTCTAACAGGAGGGAAGGAATCGAGATAAGAGAACAAATCAAAAGGCTACCAGGGCTAGGATTGTCCAGCTATATAAACTCATCAATAGTTAGGGGTCCTTCATAAGGACGGCAAATTCAGTGATGGAAAGTCATAAAACGAAGATTTCATCTGCAGCTAGAAGTGGAAGTATTTCTCTTACTATAGTGCTACTGGGGATCATCTGGCGATTTTTATTAAAGATTTCTGCTGTTGCTGTGTGAGAGGATTTTGTCAACAAAGGAAAGATACATGTTGAGTTCTCGTTTTTCCCACTAAGTTAAGGTGAGCAGGCAGGAATGCTGTTACGAAAGTAAACAACAAAAATGTCTTCACGTCTTTGTCAAATCAAAGTATGAATGAGAAGCAGAGGCTCTTTAAGTTTCCGTGTCAGCCGTAGGAGCAGCCAAGGGAGGCTGGAGGCGCGATGTGTTATTTTAGTATCCTCTCCATTCAGCAGCGC
This DNA window, taken from Patagioenas fasciata isolate bPatFas1 chromosome 17, bPatFas1.hap1, whole genome shotgun sequence, encodes the following:
- the PATZ1 gene encoding POZ-, AT hook-, and zinc finger-containing protein 1 isoform X4, with protein sequence MERVSEAAACGPSAGCYTYQVSRHSADMLHSLNQQRKNGGRFCDVLLRVGDESFPAHRAVLAACSEYFESVFSAQLGDGAGGGGAEGGAAEAAAAGGAAAVAGGAAGGGRELEMHTISSKVFGDILDFAYTSRIVVRLESFPELMTAAKFLLMRSVIDICQEVIKQSNVQILVPPTRPDIMLFRPGAADLGFPLDMTNGATLAPNGNGIAGMPEDEAARAALTAAQSSLPVLQGVDRLPMVAGPLSPPLLASPFQNVAASAPTLSTKRGRGRPRKANLLDSMMFGTPGGLREAGILPCGLCGKVFTDANRLRQHEAQHGVTSLQLGYIDIPPPRLGENGVPGQDDPDAPRKRSRTRKQVACEICGKIFRDVYHLNRHKLSHSGEKPYSCPVCGLRFKRKDRMSYHVRSHDGSVGKPYICQSCGKGFSRPDHLNGHIKQVHTSERPHKCQTCNASFATRDRLRSHLACHEDKVPCQVCGKYLRAAYMADHLKKHSEGPSNFCTICNREGQKCSHSDPIESSDSYGDLSDTSDLKTPEKQSTNGSFSCDMAVSKNKMETEAEKKYPCPECGSFFRSKSYLNKHIQKVHVRALGGPLGDLGPALGSPFSPQQNMSLLESFGFQIVQSAFASSLVDPEVDQQPMGPEGK
- the PATZ1 gene encoding POZ-, AT hook-, and zinc finger-containing protein 1 isoform X5 produces the protein MERVSEAAACGPSAGCYTYQVSRHSADMLHSLNQQRKNGGRFCDVLLRVGDESFPAHRAVLAACSEYFESVFSAQLGDGAGGGGAEGGAAEAAAAGGAAAVAGGAAGGGRELEMHTISSKVFGDILDFAYTSRIVVRLESFPELMTAAKFLLMRSVIDICQEVIKQSNVQILVPPTRPDIMLFRPGAADLGFPLDMTNGATLAPNGNGIAGMPEDEAARAALTAAQSSLPVLQGVDRLPMVAGPLSPPLLASPFQNVAASAPTLSTKRGRGRPRKANLLDSMMFGTPGGLREAGILPCGLCGKVFTDANRLRQHEAQHGVTSLQLGYIDIPPPRLGENGVPGQDDPDAPRKRSRTRKQVACEICGKIFRDVYHLNRHKLSHSGEKPYSCPVCGLRFKRKDRMSYHVRSHDGSVGKPYICQSCGKGFSRPDHLNGHIKQVHTSERPHKCQTCNASFATRDRLRSHLACHEDKVPCQVCGKYLRAAYMADHLKKHSEGPSNFCTICNRGLQAPGVHPEWGSSVPLRQDLWHQRRPEMFAFGPD
- the PATZ1 gene encoding POZ-, AT hook-, and zinc finger-containing protein 1 isoform X1, whose translation is MERVSEAAACGPSAGCYTYQVSRHSADMLHSLNQQRKNGGRFCDVLLRVGDESFPAHRAVLAACSEYFESVFSAQLGDGAGGGGAEGGAAEAAAAGGAAAVAGGAAGGGRELEMHTISSKVFGDILDFAYTSRIVVRLESFPELMTAAKFLLMRSVIDICQEVIKQSNVQILVPPTRPDIMLFRPGAADLGFPLDMTNGATLAPNGNGIAGMPEDEAARAALTAAQSSLPVLQGVDRLPMVAGPLSPPLLASPFQNVAASAPTLSTKRGRGRPRKANLLDSMMFGTPGGLREAGILPCGLCGKVFTDANRLRQHEAQHGVTSLQLGYIDIPPPRLGENGVPGQDDPDAPRKRSRTRKQVACEICGKIFRDVYHLNRHKLSHSGEKPYSCPVCGLRFKRKDRMSYHVRSHDGSVGKPYICQSCGKGFSRPDHLNGHIKQVHTSERPHKCQQENGSDHGISSETSTSIEKLKLQETCNASFATRDRLRSHLACHEDKVPCQVCGKYLRAAYMADHLKKHSEGPSNFCTICNRGFSSASYLKVHVKTHHGVPLPQVSRHQESIPNGGAAFHCVRTYGIKEGQKCSHSDPIESSDSYGDLSDTSDLKTPEKQSTNGSFSCDMAVSKNKMETEAEKKYPCPECGSFFRSKSYLNKHIQKVHVRALGGPLGDLGPALGSPFSPQQNMSLLESFGFQIVQSAFASSLVDPEVDQQPMGPEGK